A genome region from Macrotis lagotis isolate mMagLag1 chromosome 4, bilby.v1.9.chrom.fasta, whole genome shotgun sequence includes the following:
- the AP4S1 gene encoding AP-4 complex subunit sigma-1 has protein sequence MIKFFLMVNKQGQTRLSRYYEHVEISKRTILETDVIKTCLSRSKEQCSFIEYKDFKLIYRQYAALFIVVGINETENEMAVYEFIHNFVEVLDMYFSRVSELDIMFNLDKVHIILDEMVLNGCIVETNKSRILAPLLILDKMAES, from the exons atgataaaatttttccTCATGGTCAATAAACAAGGACAGACCAGACTTTCTAGATACTATGAACATGTGGAAATCAGTAAGAGAACCATTCTGGAAACTGATGTCATCAAAACATGCTTATCACGGTCCAAAGAACAA TGCTCTTTTATTGAATATAAGGATTTTAAGCTCATATATCGGCAGTATGCAGCTCTCTTCATCGTGGTTGGAATCAATGAAACTGag aaTGAAATGGCTGTATATGAATTCATCCATAATTTTGTGGAAGTTTTGGATATGTATTTCAGCCGAGTG agtgaaTTAGAT ATAATGTTTAACTTGGATAAAGTACACATAATTTTGGATGAGATGGTGCTGAATGGCTGCATTGTGGAAACCAACAAATCTAGAATCCTCGCTCCTCTCCTGATTCTTGACAAAATGGCAGAAAGCTGA